The Niastella koreensis GR20-10 genome includes a window with the following:
- a CDS encoding RagB/SusD family nutrient uptake outer membrane protein has translation MKFALTYIIAALLPVFCLIGCKKFVQVGDPIDQVASSEAFSTDANAATAIRGIYSKMTSAIGLGFAGGLQALMDASADGLKIQASTNIYWEFYTNAITSANDNNKTLWNYFYYAIYSANAAIENINASTGMTDAGKRLYTAEARFLRALNYFYLVNTWGDVPLTTSSNYDYNNHLFRTARADVYELIKSDLLYAQANLGPAYQGAYRIRANSYAATALLAKVYLYLQEWDNAAQQATLVLNNTTDYALETDLTKTFLITSKEAILRIEQPGNNAYAGDGPFFTPTAATTVPPYTITDTLYKTFETGDKRKTSWVRTATITTGGVATTYYSPYKYRVITGTGTPLESHMVLRLGEMYLIRAEARAQGKQLTDAITDLDKVRSRAGLPLIATTNPGISQDNLLAAIAHERWVELFSENGDRWLDLKRTDKANSTLQYKPNWQTDAQLFPIPSLDIQYNKNLEQNHGYQ, from the coding sequence ATGAAATTTGCCTTAACATATATCATTGCCGCATTGTTACCCGTGTTTTGCCTGATTGGTTGTAAAAAATTTGTACAGGTAGGCGACCCCATTGACCAGGTCGCCAGCAGCGAAGCATTCAGTACCGATGCCAATGCAGCTACTGCCATTCGGGGCATCTATTCCAAAATGACGAGCGCCATAGGACTTGGTTTTGCCGGAGGCCTCCAGGCATTGATGGATGCAAGCGCAGATGGGTTGAAAATACAGGCGTCCACCAACATTTACTGGGAGTTTTATACCAATGCCATTACTTCCGCCAATGACAACAATAAGACCTTATGGAATTATTTTTATTACGCCATTTATTCTGCCAATGCGGCCATAGAGAATATCAACGCATCAACCGGTATGACGGATGCAGGTAAGCGCCTGTATACAGCAGAAGCCAGGTTTTTAAGGGCGTTGAATTATTTTTACCTGGTAAATACCTGGGGCGATGTTCCCCTAACCACCAGTTCTAACTACGATTATAACAACCACTTGTTCCGCACTGCCAGGGCAGATGTATACGAGCTGATCAAAAGCGATCTTTTATATGCACAGGCCAACCTGGGACCAGCTTACCAGGGCGCCTACCGCATAAGAGCTAACAGCTATGCCGCTACGGCCCTGCTGGCCAAAGTATACCTGTACCTTCAGGAGTGGGACAATGCAGCTCAACAGGCCACGCTGGTGTTGAACAATACCACCGATTATGCCCTGGAAACAGACCTCACCAAAACCTTCCTCATCACCAGTAAAGAAGCCATCCTCAGGATAGAGCAACCCGGCAACAATGCCTATGCCGGGGATGGCCCTTTCTTTACTCCTACTGCAGCTACTACCGTGCCTCCCTATACTATCACCGACACGCTGTATAAAACGTTCGAAACCGGCGACAAACGCAAAACCAGCTGGGTAAGAACCGCCACCATTACAACCGGTGGCGTAGCCACTACTTATTACAGTCCTTACAAATACCGGGTGATCACCGGTACCGGCACGCCGCTGGAATCGCATATGGTATTGCGACTGGGGGAAATGTATTTGATCAGAGCTGAAGCCCGGGCACAGGGGAAACAATTAACCGACGCCATAACCGACCTCGATAAAGTAAGATCGCGCGCAGGCCTTCCGTTGATAGCCACTACCAACCCGGGTATTTCGCAGGACAATTTACTGGCTGCCATTGCGCATGAACGCTGGGTGGAATTGTTTTCTGAGAATGGTGATCGCTGGCTGGACCTGAAACGGACCGACAAAGCCAACTCCACCCTGCAGTATAAACCCAACTGGCAAACCGATGCCCAATTATTTCCTATACCATCACTCGACATTCAATACAATAAGAATTTAGAACAAAATCACGGATACCAATAA
- a CDS encoding GyrI-like domain-containing protein gives MDKLDLTKKYKPYFTAKTTPEIIEVERARFLSITGKGDPSAPEFAKNIEALYSTAYVIKFACKSKGMDFVVSKLEGLWWYDENKYPGKTMKTAVDVPRSEWQYKLLIRMPEYVSEPDVTNAIETVVTKKNIPLAREVTFFEMTEGKSVQMLHVGPFSTELETLKKIGAFITANKFGRNGLHHEIYLSDFRKTEPGKLKTILREPVI, from the coding sequence ATGGACAAACTAGACTTAACAAAAAAGTACAAGCCGTACTTTACTGCCAAAACTACACCGGAAATAATTGAAGTAGAGCGCGCCCGATTCCTTTCCATAACAGGTAAAGGCGATCCTTCGGCACCCGAATTTGCCAAAAATATAGAAGCGCTTTATTCAACGGCGTATGTAATAAAGTTTGCCTGTAAATCAAAAGGCATGGATTTCGTGGTATCAAAACTGGAAGGGCTTTGGTGGTATGATGAGAACAAATACCCCGGCAAAACGATGAAGACAGCAGTGGATGTCCCCCGTAGTGAATGGCAATACAAACTCCTGATCAGGATGCCTGAGTATGTAAGCGAACCGGATGTAACCAATGCAATTGAAACAGTAGTTACCAAAAAGAATATTCCATTGGCCAGGGAGGTTACATTCTTTGAAATGACGGAAGGCAAATCTGTTCAAATGTTACACGTAGGCCCTTTTTCAACCGAACTGGAAACACTAAAGAAAATAGGAGCGTTTATAACAGCCAATAAATTTGGAAGAAACGGCCTGCACCACGAAATATATTTGTCAGACTTCAGAAAAACCGAGCCCGGCAAATTAAAAACTATTTTAAGGGAACCTGTTATTTAA
- a CDS encoding RNA polymerase sigma-70 factor — protein sequence MTALPSYHENEIIRLIMQGDEQAFEVLYRHYRNRTYTLALTYMNDPALAEDVLQDFFLKLWQIRLTLEKVDRFEHYLFTALRNRLISELRKKDRQQKIKSYLSRENAWQPTAEQLTESRELHSAIREALQQLPEKQQTIYRLSREEGLNHEEIALQLQLSSRTISNLLSLTLNHLRTALRAKGYLPGTVLAATIFFY from the coding sequence TTGACTGCTTTACCTTCATATCATGAGAACGAGATCATCCGGCTTATAATGCAGGGCGATGAACAAGCCTTTGAAGTTTTGTACCGCCATTACCGCAACCGAACGTATACACTCGCGCTTACTTATATGAACGATCCTGCCCTGGCCGAAGATGTGCTGCAGGATTTCTTTTTAAAATTATGGCAGATCCGGTTGACCCTCGAAAAGGTCGACCGCTTTGAGCATTATCTTTTTACCGCACTGCGCAACCGGCTTATTTCCGAACTACGCAAAAAAGACCGGCAGCAAAAGATCAAATCCTATCTGAGCCGGGAAAACGCCTGGCAGCCTACTGCAGAACAATTAACAGAATCGCGGGAATTGCACAGCGCCATCCGCGAAGCCTTACAGCAATTACCCGAAAAACAACAAACCATTTACCGCCTCAGCCGCGAAGAAGGTTTGAACCACGAAGAAATAGCATTGCAATTACAATTGTCATCCCGCACCATTTCGAACCTGCTTTCTTTGACCCTCAATCATTTACGCACGGCTCTCCGGGCAAAGGGCTACCTGCCGGGCACCGTGTTGGCCGCTACCATATTTTTTTATTAA
- a CDS encoding FecR family protein yields the protein MDKSFPQLLALFETGQLTGSELDQFFQLLEIEENRTLLAAAIDEKAMDESTLPVENALLTERAVTSLKAAMQDLPAATNIETPVRSMRSWKYWGWAAAALLIITAGWYLFNKNQHKPVTNTLATTQEIKAPQNNRAMITLADGKRIYLDSTANGLLSNQGSTQLVKTADGQIRYYLQNVGASEPLYNTLFNPRGSRIINMQLTDGTKVWLNAGSSLSYPVNFIGNDRKVTITGEAYFEVAHNTQKPFIVNVNNKEEVTVLGTHFNINAYDDESSIRTTLLEGSVKVVNRESAIGDEEKAKGKGQKAEMKEQSVVLKPGEQAVGVASPLTNDPADSRHPYKVGNSPLTINPSPDLEVTMAWKNGRFVFGDKVDVATIMRQIARWYDLDIELQGNFTQHFGGSISREATAAEVFKVLEATGGVHCKVTGHKVIVTQG from the coding sequence ATGGATAAATCATTCCCGCAATTGTTGGCGCTTTTTGAAACCGGTCAATTGACGGGCAGCGAGCTGGACCAATTCTTTCAGCTCCTGGAAATCGAAGAGAACCGTACCCTGCTGGCAGCAGCCATCGATGAAAAAGCGATGGATGAAAGCACGCTGCCTGTTGAAAACGCATTGCTCACCGAACGCGCAGTAACCTCGTTAAAAGCAGCTATGCAAGACCTGCCGGCAGCAACCAACATAGAAACACCCGTTCGCTCCATGCGCTCCTGGAAATACTGGGGCTGGGCCGCAGCAGCATTACTTATTATCACCGCCGGCTGGTACCTGTTTAATAAAAACCAACATAAGCCGGTTACAAACACGCTGGCAACAACACAGGAAATAAAGGCGCCACAGAATAACCGGGCCATGATCACCCTGGCCGATGGTAAACGCATTTATCTCGACAGCACCGCCAATGGCCTGTTGTCGAATCAGGGCTCAACTCAGCTGGTAAAAACAGCCGACGGACAGATCCGTTACTACCTTCAGAACGTCGGCGCCAGCGAGCCCTTGTACAATACTTTATTTAATCCCCGGGGCAGCCGCATCATTAATATGCAACTGACCGATGGCACAAAAGTGTGGCTGAACGCCGGTTCCTCCCTTAGCTACCCGGTTAATTTTATTGGTAATGATAGAAAAGTGACCATCACCGGCGAAGCCTATTTTGAAGTAGCGCACAATACGCAAAAACCGTTCATTGTAAATGTGAACAATAAAGAAGAAGTGACCGTGCTGGGAACGCACTTTAATATAAATGCGTATGACGACGAGAGCAGTATTCGTACTACGTTGTTGGAGGGAAGCGTGAAAGTCGTGAATCGTGAATCGGCAATCGGCGATGAAGAAAAGGCAAAGGGCAAAGGGCAGAAGGCAGAGATGAAAGAACAATCAGTGGTGCTGAAACCAGGAGAACAGGCTGTTGGTGTAGCGAGTCCACTCACCAATGATCCTGCCGATTCCCGGCATCCCTACAAAGTCGGGAACTCACCACTCACCATCAACCCCTCGCCGGACCTGGAAGTTACCATGGCCTGGAAGAACGGCCGGTTTGTGTTTGGCGATAAGGTAGATGTAGCCACCATTATGCGGCAGATAGCCCGCTGGTACGATCTGGATATAGAATTACAGGGCAATTTTACCCAGCATTTTGGCGGTTCCATTTCCAGGGAAGCCACTGCAGCAGAAGTATTTAAAGTGCTGGAAGCCACGGGGGGCGTGCATTGTAAGGTAACAGGCCACAAAGTAATAGTAACACAGGGATAG
- a CDS encoding SusC/RagA family TonB-linked outer membrane protein has protein sequence MKLTAVLVLITSLSVSANGFSQITLAQKNAPLTNVFKELQKQSGYEFFYSYELLSRQGNVTVHMKNVSLEDAIREVLKNKPLTFQVVGKTVVIKSAPPEIPITAAPTLPMPVNVRGRILDEDNAPVLATITVKGSSLSVSSNSRGDFQLNEIDPEATLVISALNIETQEIKLDKRTFLFILVKKKVAELDQSVVIAYGTTTKRLNTGNVGTVTSEELSRQPVFNVLQALEGRVPGMTVSQTTGVAGARTPVQIRGRANFDKDYSSDQPLFILDGVPLAANNDGTTSLTNVFGSATGSGLSVLAGLNPNDIASIEVLKDADATAIYGSRGANGVILITTKRGASGKTRIDATVNIGINKVTQLPKMLNTQDYLTMRNEAFANDGITKANNNAYDLLIWDTTRYTDLAKLLIGNTATVYDVQLGASGGDKLTQYRISGNYHKEGMVWAGDKSAEKAATSFNLHSMTANQRLDFSFTGSYTLNNNNFPGLDLASGLILPPNIRLYDSLGKLAWNEGGYTAAARDNPLAQLRQQYIARVTNLNTNMLISYKLVKGLVLRTSLGYNVTRSDEQRLSPMTSLNPATFLYYGTAAYATRNLRTWIMEPQAEYKTNISQGKLDVLVGGTLNKRAMEGNLITAVGYTSDQLLTSLSGTAVSNVGATNTANQYAYDAFFGRINYNWRDKYIVNFTGRRDGSSRFGPDFRFSNFGAVGAAWLFTNEHVFKHVPWLSYGKLRGSYGNTGNDQIGDYRYFDSWAAGLTYLDSTTLISTKLFNPYLHWERNTKSEVALELGLFRDRILLTTALYRNLTNAPLVSYPLSGVAGFTNVVTNLEGVQVENKGIEISLSSRNMETKSFKWTTSFNITVPKNQLKKYPNIGKSSYASKYQIGKSLNTIVGYHFAGVDPQTGIGSIDDLNGDNKATAANDFVFNNKKTDPIVYGGLSNTFTYKRLSATVFFQFNKQTGPNWFFNTTVRGVGTAYNIPKSGFDHSWQHPGDVADFPRFGTTLGSLTLPNGYYATFFSDRSYSDVSYIRLKNVSISYDLGPELLKRMRFNNLRVFVQGQNLLTFTKYRDADPETQNFTVLPPMKSVMGGIQLGL, from the coding sequence ATGAAACTAACTGCTGTATTGGTATTGATAACCTCGCTATCGGTAAGCGCGAACGGCTTTTCGCAGATCACGCTTGCGCAAAAGAATGCGCCGCTCACCAACGTGTTCAAAGAGCTGCAAAAACAAAGCGGCTACGAATTTTTCTACTCGTATGAATTACTGTCCCGCCAGGGCAATGTAACCGTACACATGAAAAATGTATCGCTGGAAGATGCGATCCGGGAAGTGCTGAAGAACAAACCCCTCACCTTTCAGGTAGTGGGCAAAACAGTAGTGATAAAATCTGCTCCACCGGAAATACCAATAACCGCTGCGCCTACGCTTCCCATGCCCGTCAACGTAAGAGGCCGCATCCTCGATGAAGACAACGCTCCTGTACTGGCCACTATTACGGTAAAGGGTTCATCACTTTCCGTTAGCTCAAACAGCAGAGGTGATTTTCAATTGAATGAAATAGACCCTGAAGCCACCCTGGTCATCAGCGCGCTTAATATAGAAACACAGGAAATAAAACTGGACAAACGCACCTTTTTATTTATACTGGTAAAGAAAAAAGTGGCGGAACTGGACCAGAGCGTGGTAATTGCCTATGGCACCACCACCAAGCGGTTGAATACGGGTAATGTGGGTACCGTAACGTCGGAAGAACTTTCCCGCCAACCGGTATTCAATGTATTGCAGGCGCTGGAAGGACGCGTACCCGGCATGACGGTGTCACAAACTACCGGAGTAGCCGGCGCCCGCACACCGGTACAGATCCGCGGCCGCGCCAACTTTGATAAAGATTATTCATCCGATCAACCCCTGTTCATCCTGGATGGCGTGCCATTGGCAGCCAACAACGACGGTACCACTTCATTAACCAATGTGTTTGGTTCCGCTACCGGCAGTGGCCTGAGCGTACTGGCAGGATTGAATCCCAATGATATTGCCAGCATCGAAGTGTTGAAAGATGCAGACGCCACCGCTATTTATGGCAGCCGGGGCGCCAATGGGGTGATCCTCATTACCACTAAACGCGGCGCCAGCGGTAAAACCCGTATCGACGCCACCGTGAACATAGGCATTAATAAAGTTACCCAACTGCCCAAAATGCTCAACACGCAGGATTACCTTACCATGCGTAACGAGGCATTCGCAAACGATGGAATAACAAAAGCCAATAACAATGCCTATGACCTGCTGATATGGGACACCACCCGGTATACCGACCTGGCCAAATTACTGATCGGGAATACTGCTACCGTTTACGATGTACAACTGGGCGCCAGCGGCGGCGATAAATTGACCCAATACCGTATTTCAGGTAATTATCATAAAGAAGGCATGGTTTGGGCAGGTGATAAGAGCGCCGAAAAAGCAGCCACCAGTTTCAACCTGCACAGCATGACCGCCAACCAGCGGCTCGATTTCAGTTTTACCGGCAGCTATACCCTCAACAACAATAACTTTCCCGGGCTTGACCTGGCCAGCGGCCTGATCTTACCTCCCAATATCCGGTTATATGATTCACTTGGCAAACTGGCCTGGAACGAAGGCGGTTATACTGCCGCTGCCCGGGATAACCCACTGGCACAACTGAGGCAACAATACATTGCCCGGGTTACCAACCTTAACACCAATATGCTCATCAGTTATAAACTGGTAAAGGGCCTGGTGTTGAGAACCAGTCTGGGTTATAACGTTACCCGATCCGATGAGCAGCGCCTGTCGCCAATGACTTCGCTTAATCCCGCTACATTCCTGTACTACGGTACGGCTGCCTATGCCACCAGGAACCTGCGCACCTGGATTATGGAGCCCCAGGCTGAATACAAAACAAATATTTCCCAGGGTAAGCTTGATGTACTGGTTGGTGGTACCCTTAATAAACGGGCGATGGAGGGAAACCTGATCACTGCAGTTGGTTATACCAGCGACCAGTTGCTGACCTCGCTTTCGGGCACGGCCGTTTCCAATGTAGGCGCCACCAATACCGCTAACCAGTATGCATACGACGCCTTTTTCGGCCGCATCAACTATAACTGGCGCGATAAATACATTGTAAACTTCACGGGCAGAAGAGATGGATCGAGCCGCTTTGGGCCCGACTTCCGCTTCAGTAACTTCGGGGCCGTTGGCGCCGCCTGGTTGTTCACCAACGAACACGTTTTTAAACATGTACCCTGGCTGAGCTATGGTAAACTCCGCGGCAGCTATGGTAATACCGGCAACGATCAGATCGGCGATTACCGCTACTTCGATTCCTGGGCAGCCGGCTTAACTTACCTCGACTCTACCACCCTCATTTCTACCAAATTATTCAACCCGTACCTGCACTGGGAACGTAACACTAAATCGGAAGTAGCGTTGGAACTGGGTTTATTCCGCGACCGGATATTGCTCACCACCGCTTTATACCGCAACTTAACCAATGCACCGCTGGTAAGTTACCCGTTGTCGGGGGTAGCCGGTTTTACCAATGTGGTTACCAATTTGGAAGGCGTACAGGTAGAAAATAAAGGCATTGAGATCTCGCTCAGCAGCCGCAATATGGAGACCAAATCGTTCAAATGGACCACCAGTTTCAATATCACCGTACCCAAAAACCAGTTGAAAAAATATCCCAATATCGGGAAGTCGAGCTATGCATCCAAATACCAGATCGGCAAATCATTGAACACGATTGTTGGGTACCATTTCGCGGGCGTTGATCCCCAAACGGGTATTGGATCAATAGATGATCTGAATGGCGATAACAAAGCCACCGCTGCCAATGACTTTGTGTTCAATAATAAGAAAACCGATCCGATCGTGTACGGCGGTCTCTCCAACACTTTTACTTATAAGCGTTTGTCGGCCACCGTGTTTTTCCAGTTCAACAAACAAACCGGCCCTAACTGGTTTTTCAATACCACGGTGCGCGGTGTTGGTACGGCTTATAATATACCTAAGTCAGGGTTTGACCATAGCTGGCAGCATCCCGGTGATGTAGCCGACTTCCCGAGGTTTGGAACTACCCTGGGTTCATTAACACTGCCTAACGGTTATTATGCAACGTTCTTCAGTGACCGCTCGTATTCGGATGTTTCTTATATCCGGCTGAAGAATGTATCGATCTCGTATGATCTTGGTCCCGAATTATTGAAGAGAATGCGTTTCAATAACCTGCGGGTGTTTGTTCAGGGGCAAAACCTGCTCACCTTCACCAAATACAGGGATGCCGACCCGGAAACGCAAAACTTTACGGTATTGCCGCCAATGAAAAGTGTGATGGGTGGTATTCAATTGGGATTGTAA
- a CDS encoding glycosyl hydrolase family 95 catalytic domain-containing protein, protein MTYFRIKFTLKGIYPVFCIILLSITQNTAAQPVYASRYKTVFTKPPANVPTAKTPDAPLAGNGDLGLTFGGDPGNLQLYFGKNDFWRAYPVYPGGGIALPGGLDLSIPALKGADYNAEQLLDKALIHAVFKKEALQVTVNSWVAATNNTVVIEISTNKSLTLHPRLWAAEGNTSINSNGKTGSVVWVTRSFENTPLLEWPCHVALAMHIQGNNGSNEKTITVVPGRKTIITVTVYTNNDRKDWLEGAIQQAASLTPDGVQNMYNAHEQWWRAFWERSEVQVDDPVIEKYYYASQYLFACTSRGNKFAPGIWGPFITKDSTAWGGDYHLNYNYQAPYWAAYSSNYIDLTDNYDQPLLDYMNKGYQHARELLQVKGIYYPVGIGPKGLCTTRWPLTPDEMLLRYGTTENMIDSGYKFLGQKINAVFGAANMLMRFYSTYDAGYAARIYPYLLACADFWSDYLKWENGRYVIYMDHYGEVMPNLRNKGQWRQQLGDFNSTLSLGLVKMLFKGIIEVSSFLKKDGARQEKWQHIVSHLSAFPVGKNGDRTSLQSVERSPNERLGQPTGLSRVSIHGLILPGGVCGPVTDPAFNAILLNDVAHWKDHMQHPGEWGNTLNNGFETCFPGAVRVGYNPDTILQQLKDRIALQSLPNGWITQGGGGIETLSAVPMTINEMLLQSYEGVIRIFPNWNHKKDARFKKLRAYGAFVVSSSLQKGRIESVTILSEKGRTCVIENPWPGKTVQLIVKGKKPALLSGNPLSFNTTKNELITLRPK, encoded by the coding sequence ATGACTTATTTTAGAATAAAATTTACGTTGAAAGGCATCTACCCGGTATTTTGTATCATCCTGTTATCTATCACCCAAAACACGGCGGCCCAGCCAGTATATGCCAGCCGTTATAAAACGGTGTTTACCAAACCGCCTGCAAACGTACCAACTGCCAAAACACCCGATGCACCACTTGCAGGAAACGGAGATCTTGGATTAACCTTTGGTGGCGATCCCGGCAACCTGCAATTATATTTTGGGAAGAACGATTTCTGGCGGGCCTACCCCGTGTATCCCGGCGGCGGAATTGCTTTACCAGGCGGCCTGGACCTTTCTATACCTGCATTGAAGGGAGCGGATTATAATGCAGAACAGTTATTGGATAAAGCCCTTATTCATGCCGTCTTTAAAAAAGAGGCGCTGCAGGTAACGGTCAATAGCTGGGTAGCCGCTACAAACAATACAGTTGTTATTGAAATCAGCACTAATAAATCCCTCACCCTGCACCCCAGGTTATGGGCAGCCGAAGGCAATACCTCGATAAACAGTAATGGGAAAACAGGGAGTGTAGTTTGGGTCACCCGTTCTTTTGAGAACACGCCCTTACTGGAATGGCCCTGTCATGTTGCATTGGCTATGCATATCCAGGGTAACAACGGTTCAAACGAAAAAACAATAACCGTAGTCCCCGGCAGGAAAACAATCATCACGGTTACTGTTTATACCAACAATGACCGGAAGGACTGGCTGGAAGGCGCCATTCAGCAGGCAGCGTCATTAACGCCCGATGGTGTTCAAAACATGTATAACGCCCACGAACAATGGTGGCGGGCGTTTTGGGAAAGATCGGAAGTACAGGTAGATGATCCGGTTATAGAAAAGTATTACTATGCTTCGCAGTATCTATTCGCCTGCACGTCACGGGGCAATAAATTCGCACCTGGCATATGGGGTCCGTTTATAACAAAAGATTCCACCGCCTGGGGTGGCGATTACCACCTTAACTATAATTACCAGGCGCCCTATTGGGCAGCCTATTCTTCAAATTATATCGATCTCACCGATAATTACGATCAACCATTACTGGATTATATGAATAAAGGCTACCAGCATGCCCGGGAACTGCTGCAGGTAAAAGGCATCTATTACCCGGTGGGTATTGGCCCCAAGGGTTTGTGCACCACCCGCTGGCCGCTTACGCCCGATGAAATGTTGTTGCGGTACGGCACTACCGAAAATATGATTGACAGCGGTTATAAATTTCTGGGGCAAAAAATAAACGCCGTATTTGGAGCGGCCAATATGTTGATGCGTTTTTACAGCACGTACGATGCCGGTTATGCTGCCCGTATTTATCCTTACCTGTTAGCCTGTGCTGATTTTTGGTCAGATTACCTGAAGTGGGAGAATGGCCGTTACGTTATTTATATGGACCATTATGGCGAAGTAATGCCTAACCTGCGTAATAAAGGCCAGTGGCGTCAGCAGTTGGGCGATTTCAACTCTACCCTGTCCCTGGGTTTGGTAAAAATGTTATTCAAAGGCATCATAGAAGTAAGCTCGTTTTTAAAAAAGGATGGCGCCAGGCAGGAAAAATGGCAGCATATTGTTAGTCATCTAAGCGCTTTCCCGGTTGGTAAAAATGGCGACCGCACAAGCCTGCAAAGTGTGGAGCGTAGTCCCAATGAGCGGCTTGGCCAGCCAACAGGCTTGTCGAGAGTATCAATTCACGGGCTTATACTTCCCGGCGGTGTTTGCGGACCGGTTACAGACCCGGCATTCAATGCCATCCTGCTGAATGATGTGGCGCATTGGAAAGATCACATGCAACATCCGGGCGAATGGGGCAATACACTGAACAATGGTTTTGAAACCTGTTTTCCCGGTGCAGTTCGTGTTGGCTATAACCCCGATACTATTTTGCAACAATTGAAAGACCGGATTGCGCTGCAATCGCTGCCAAACGGCTGGATCACCCAGGGCGGCGGCGGTATAGAAACACTCTCGGCTGTACCTATGACCATCAATGAAATGTTGCTGCAAAGTTATGAAGGAGTAATCCGCATTTTTCCCAACTGGAACCATAAAAAGGACGCCCGCTTTAAGAAACTGCGCGCCTATGGCGCGTTTGTGGTCAGCAGCAGCCTGCAAAAAGGGCGCATTGAATCGGTGACCATCCTGAGCGAAAAAGGCCGCACCTGTGTTATAGAAAACCCATGGCCGGGTAAAACGGTACAATTGATAGTTAAAGGCAAAAAACCCGCCCTGCTTTCCGGCAACCCGCTTTCATTTAACACAACAAAAAATGAATTAATAACATTGCGGCCGAAATGA
- a CDS encoding TlpA family protein disulfide reductase, with amino-acid sequence MIHLLRRCRLLPAVVLLLTMGNQLQAQQAPLTKLLDSFYMVKDPARRINIYNASLNQWPDTGRVNIFYNNARSLIAKEFAQANNLAEAKKWMALIEETGPENRFSVKPGIKLEVASIMIEKGDTAYGISQVQPWADSLYNAFMATGKPGLYYNVVMEVYTPVLINKNHPAQVVKYLTPFYEWSKHSFATDRENVMRTPKDKYDLKTNLAVQYAKALSLTGDTKGAIQVLSAMQAGGLYNQDELSKIVNSYSGGVKKNYASKVLDSLKKSNLNRLVKFQQYKQDINGDKIDLKAIHAKYVLLDFWGSWCHPCRASHPHLKELYTEYKDKGFEIIGIANEMAKDTAQQVKNWETAVKEDGLAWRQVLNNRNGKQFDAVTEFGVTAFPTKILLDSDGNIVATFIGNTGGNDLGNKLHELLDAQH; translated from the coding sequence ATGATCCATTTACTCAGGCGTTGCAGGTTGTTACCGGCAGTTGTATTGTTGTTGACAATGGGAAACCAACTGCAGGCACAACAGGCGCCCTTAACAAAACTTCTCGACAGCTTTTACATGGTTAAAGACCCTGCGCGCAGAATTAATATCTACAATGCTTCGTTGAACCAATGGCCCGATACCGGCAGGGTAAATATTTTTTACAACAATGCCCGGTCACTGATAGCCAAAGAATTTGCGCAGGCCAATAATCTGGCAGAAGCAAAAAAATGGATGGCGCTGATAGAGGAGACCGGACCCGAGAACCGCTTTTCGGTAAAACCAGGAATTAAACTGGAAGTAGCCAGTATCATGATCGAAAAAGGCGATACGGCCTATGGCATTTCGCAGGTACAACCCTGGGCGGACAGTTTATACAATGCTTTTATGGCAACCGGAAAACCAGGGCTTTATTATAACGTCGTAATGGAGGTATATACCCCCGTATTGATAAATAAAAACCACCCTGCACAGGTAGTAAAATATCTTACCCCTTTTTACGAATGGAGCAAACATTCCTTTGCAACAGACAGGGAAAATGTAATGCGCACCCCTAAAGATAAATATGACCTGAAAACCAATTTAGCCGTACAATACGCCAAAGCGCTGTCCCTTACCGGTGATACCAAAGGAGCCATCCAGGTATTGAGCGCCATGCAGGCCGGCGGTTTGTACAACCAGGATGAGTTATCTAAAATAGTGAACTCCTATTCAGGCGGGGTAAAAAAGAACTACGCCAGCAAGGTGCTGGACTCATTAAAAAAGAGCAACCTCAACAGGCTGGTTAAATTTCAGCAATACAAACAGGATATTAATGGCGACAAGATCGATCTGAAAGCTATCCACGCAAAATATGTACTGCTCGATTTCTGGGGCAGCTGGTGCCATCCATGCCGCGCCAGCCATCCGCATTTGAAAGAGTTGTATACCGAATACAAAGACAAAGGTTTTGAGATCATTGGCATTGCCAATGAAATGGCAAAAGATACTGCCCAGCAGGTTAAGAATTGGGAAACCGCAGTGAAAGAAGACGGGCTTGCCTGGCGCCAGGTGTTGAATAACCGGAACGGAAAGCAGTTTGATGCCGTTACTGAATTTGGCGTTACCGCTTTCCCCACCAAAATATTGCTCGACAGCGATGGCAACATTGTAGCCACCTTCATTGGTAATACAGGTGGAAACGACCTGGGCAACAAATTGCATGAGCTGCTCGATGCACAGCATTGA